A DNA window from Thermotoga sp. contains the following coding sequences:
- a CDS encoding endo-1,4-beta-xylanase → MKVLSVVLLFLIGCVSSFGSQDVPLRVLAEKLNIYVGFAARNNFWSLPDAGKYMKIAKREFNILTPENQMKWDTIHPEKNRYNFEPAEKHVEFAEKNGMIVHGHTLVWHNQLPGWFTSREWSKEELLNVLEDHIKTVVSHFKGRVKIWDVVNEAVNDAGTYRESIWYKTIGPEYIEKAFLWAREADPEAMLIYNDYNIEEINAKSNFVYNMIKELKEKGVPIDGVGFQMHMDYRGLNYDSFRRNLERFAELGLQIYITEMDVRIPLSGSEEYYLKKQEEVYKKIFEICLDNPAVRAVQFWGFTDKYSWVPGFFKGYGKALIFDENYNPKPCYFAIKEVMEEKLEERE, encoded by the coding sequence ATGAAAGTTTTATCTGTGGTACTGCTGTTTCTGATCGGATGTGTCTCGTCTTTTGGCTCGCAGGATGTACCTTTAAGAGTGCTTGCAGAAAAGCTGAACATTTACGTTGGTTTCGCTGCGAGGAACAACTTCTGGTCTCTTCCTGATGCAGGAAAGTACATGAAAATTGCAAAGAGGGAATTCAACATTCTAACGCCTGAGAACCAGATGAAATGGGATACCATCCATCCAGAAAAAAACAGATACAACTTCGAACCTGCCGAAAAACATGTCGAATTTGCGGAGAAAAACGGAATGATCGTACACGGCCATACCCTTGTCTGGCACAACCAGCTTCCGGGATGGTTCACCAGTAGAGAATGGTCGAAAGAAGAACTCCTGAATGTTCTCGAAGACCACATAAAAACGGTAGTGTCTCACTTCAAAGGTAGAGTGAAGATCTGGGATGTGGTGAACGAAGCGGTGAATGATGCTGGAACCTATAGAGAAAGTATCTGGTACAAAACGATCGGACCTGAGTACATAGAAAAAGCGTTCTTATGGGCAAGGGAAGCAGATCCTGAGGCGATGCTCATCTACAACGATTACAACATCGAAGAAATCAACGCCAAGTCGAACTTTGTCTACAACATGATAAAGGAACTGAAGGAAAAAGGAGTCCCCATAGACGGTGTGGGATTTCAGATGCACATGGACTACAGAGGTCTCAATTACGACAGTTTCAGAAGAAATCTGGAGAGGTTCGCAGAACTTGGCCTTCAGATCTACATCACGGAGATGGACGTGCGAATTCCTCTCAGTGGGTCGGAGGAGTACTATTTGAAGAAGCAGGAGGAAGTTTATAAGAAGATCTTCGAGATCTGTCTGGATAACCCTGCTGTCAGGGCAGTTCAGTTCTGGGGGTTCACGGACAAGTACTCTTGGGTGCCTGGTTTCTTCAAAGGTTACGGCAAGGCGTTGATTTTCGATGAAAACTACAATCCTAAACCATGTTATTTCGCGATAAAAGAGGTCATGGAAGAAAAGCTAGAAGAAAGGGAATGA